One genomic window of Moorella glycerini includes the following:
- the atpD gene encoding F0F1 ATP synthase subunit beta, whose amino-acid sequence MNEGQVVQVIGPVVDVEFASDQLPDLYNAITIKNDKINITMEAMQHLGNNTVRCVALSSTDGLQRGMKAVDTGAPITVPVGRATLGRLFNVLGEPIDNQGPVEATERLPIHRPAPSFEEQQPSTEVLETGIKVVDLLAPYAKGGKVGLFGGAGVGKTVLIMELIRNIAYEHGGFSVFAGVGERTREGNDLYLEMKESGVIDKTALVFGQMNEPPGARLRVGLTGLTMAEYFRDAEGQDVLLFIDNIFRFVQAGSEVSALLGRMPSAVGYQPTLATEMGALQERITSTKKGSITSVQAIYVPADDLTDPAPATTFAHLDATTVLSRQIAELGIYPAVDPLDSTSRILDPRILGEEHYQVARGVQRILQRYKELQDIIAILGMDELSEDDKLIVARARKIQRFLSQPFHVAEAFTGQPGVYVPLKETIRGFKEILEGRHDSLPEQAFYMVGTIEEAVKKGQELM is encoded by the coding sequence TTGAACGAAGGACAGGTAGTGCAGGTAATCGGCCCGGTAGTTGACGTGGAATTCGCCAGCGACCAGCTGCCCGATCTGTACAACGCCATTACCATTAAGAATGACAAGATCAATATCACCATGGAAGCCATGCAGCACCTGGGCAACAATACTGTCCGCTGCGTGGCCCTGTCTTCCACCGACGGCCTGCAGCGGGGCATGAAAGCCGTGGACACCGGCGCCCCCATCACCGTACCGGTAGGCCGGGCGACATTAGGCCGGCTGTTCAACGTCCTGGGAGAACCCATTGATAACCAGGGGCCGGTAGAAGCCACTGAACGGCTGCCCATCCACCGGCCGGCGCCCTCCTTTGAGGAACAGCAGCCTTCAACCGAAGTCCTGGAGACGGGCATTAAGGTAGTTGACCTGCTGGCGCCCTACGCCAAGGGCGGTAAAGTCGGCCTTTTTGGCGGTGCCGGCGTGGGCAAGACGGTCCTCATCATGGAACTCATCCGCAATATTGCCTACGAGCACGGCGGCTTTTCCGTCTTTGCCGGTGTCGGTGAGCGCACCCGGGAAGGCAACGACCTCTACCTGGAAATGAAGGAATCCGGGGTCATTGACAAGACGGCCCTGGTCTTCGGCCAGATGAACGAACCACCGGGAGCCCGCCTGCGGGTAGGCCTGACGGGATTGACCATGGCCGAGTATTTCCGCGACGCCGAAGGGCAGGACGTCCTCCTCTTCATCGATAACATTTTCCGCTTTGTCCAGGCCGGTTCCGAAGTATCGGCCCTCCTGGGCCGCATGCCTTCGGCTGTGGGTTACCAGCCCACCCTGGCCACGGAGATGGGCGCCCTGCAAGAGCGCATCACTTCTACCAAAAAGGGCTCCATAACCTCCGTCCAGGCCATTTATGTCCCGGCCGACGACCTGACTGACCCGGCGCCGGCGACCACCTTTGCCCACCTGGACGCTACTACGGTACTCTCCCGGCAGATCGCCGAGCTGGGCATCTACCCGGCCGTGGACCCCCTGGATTCCACCTCCCGCATCCTCGACCCCAGGATCCTGGGCGAGGAGCACTACCAGGTGGCCCGCGGCGTACAGCGCATCCTGCAGCGCTACAAGGAACTCCAGGACATCATCGCCATCCTGGGCATGGATGAACTCTCGGAAGACGACAAACTGATCGTGGCCCGGGCGCGCAAGATCCAGCGCTTCCTCTCCCAGCCCTTCCACGTGGCGGAGGCCTTTACCGGCCAGCCCGGCGTCTATGTGCCTTTAAAGGAGACTATCCGCGGCTTCAAGGAAATTTTGGAGGGCCGTCACGATAGCTTGCCCGAACAGGCCTTCTACATGGTCGGCACCATCGAAGAAGCCGTAAAGAAGGGGCAGGAGTTGATGTAA
- the atpG gene encoding ATP synthase F1 subunit gamma codes for MPNMRDLKRRIRSIRSTQHITRAMKMVAAAKLRKAQAQVTAARPYAEKLEEVIGRLIGAVDPETQPLAATREVKKAGYVLITGDRGLAGGYNANLIRLTEERLHAEERPVALVAVGRKGRDYFRRRQVELVRSFTDIGDEPDLIQARELARQLVELYLEGSLDEVNLIYTRFYSALRQVPQVDRLLPIKAGGAGKDGGDYIYEPSPAGVLKALLPRYCEIKVYQALLEAKASEHGARMTAMDNATENAAEMIDRLTLSFNRARQAAITREILEVVAGADALK; via the coding sequence ATGCCCAATATGCGTGACCTGAAGCGCCGCATCCGCAGTATCAGGAGTACCCAGCATATTACCCGGGCCATGAAAATGGTGGCGGCAGCCAAACTGCGCAAGGCCCAGGCCCAGGTCACGGCAGCCCGGCCCTACGCCGAAAAACTGGAGGAAGTCATCGGCCGCCTGATCGGGGCCGTGGACCCGGAAACCCAGCCCCTGGCGGCAACCCGGGAAGTCAAAAAAGCCGGCTACGTGTTGATTACCGGCGACCGGGGCCTGGCCGGTGGTTATAATGCCAACCTCATCCGCTTGACGGAAGAACGCCTGCACGCGGAAGAGCGCCCGGTAGCCCTGGTAGCCGTGGGCCGCAAAGGCCGGGACTATTTCCGCCGCCGCCAGGTGGAGCTAGTCCGGTCTTTTACCGATATCGGCGACGAACCGGACCTCATCCAGGCGCGGGAACTGGCCCGCCAGCTGGTGGAGCTGTACCTGGAGGGGAGCCTGGATGAAGTTAACCTCATCTATACCCGTTTCTACTCCGCCCTCCGCCAGGTGCCCCAGGTCGACCGCCTGCTGCCCATTAAAGCCGGCGGGGCCGGGAAGGATGGAGGGGACTATATCTATGAACCTTCTCCCGCCGGGGTCTTAAAGGCCCTGTTGCCCCGTTACTGCGAGATCAAGGTCTACCAGGCCCTCCTGGAGGCCAAGGCCAGCGAGCACGGGGCCAGGATGACGGCCATGGACAACGCTACCGAGAATGCGGCAGAGATGATCGATAGATTGACCCTATCCTTCAACCGCGCCCGCCAGGCGGCCATTACCAGGGAGATCCTGGAGGTTGTGGCCGGCGCCGACGCCCTGAAGTAA
- the atpA gene encoding F0F1 ATP synthase subunit alpha, protein MSIRPDEITSILKNQIEQYQLEVEVADTGIITQVGDGIARIYGLERAMAGELLEFPGNVYGMVLNLEEDNVGAVVLGPYTHIKEGDQVKRTGRIVEVPVGEALIGRVVNAMGQPIDGKGPIKTDKFRPVESPAPGVVYRQPVNTPLQTGLKAIDSMIPIGRGQRELIIGDRQTGKTAIAVDTIINQKGQNVICIYVAIGQKASTVAGVVHRLEEAGAMDYTIVVSATASEPAPMLYIAPYAGCAMGEYFMYEQHRDVLCIYDDLSKHAAAYRELSLLLRRPPGREAYPGDVFYLHSRLLERAARLNDALGGGSLTALPVIETQAGDVSAYIPTNVISITDGQIYLESDLFYAGQRPAVNVGLSVSRVGGAAQIKAMKQVAGRLRLDLAQYRELAAFAQFGSDLDKTTQARLARGERMMEILKQDQYQPMPVEEQVVVLYAAVNGFLDDLPVERVRPFEKEFLRFLHGVHPEILAGIREKRQLDDALQEQLKKSIEEFKSSFTAAGKA, encoded by the coding sequence AACCAGATCGAACAGTACCAGCTGGAAGTAGAAGTGGCCGATACGGGCATCATCACCCAGGTGGGTGACGGCATCGCCCGCATCTACGGCCTGGAGCGGGCCATGGCCGGCGAGTTGCTGGAGTTTCCCGGCAATGTCTACGGCATGGTCCTGAACCTGGAGGAAGATAACGTCGGCGCCGTGGTCCTGGGCCCTTACACCCACATCAAAGAAGGGGACCAGGTCAAGCGCACCGGCCGCATCGTCGAGGTCCCGGTAGGAGAAGCCCTAATCGGCCGGGTAGTCAACGCCATGGGCCAGCCCATTGACGGTAAGGGTCCCATCAAGACGGACAAGTTCCGGCCGGTGGAATCGCCGGCGCCGGGCGTTGTTTACCGCCAGCCGGTGAATACTCCCCTCCAGACAGGCTTGAAGGCCATCGATTCCATGATCCCCATCGGCCGCGGCCAGCGGGAATTGATTATCGGCGACCGCCAGACGGGCAAGACGGCCATCGCCGTAGATACCATCATTAATCAAAAAGGGCAAAACGTCATCTGCATCTACGTGGCCATCGGCCAGAAGGCTTCCACCGTGGCCGGCGTTGTCCACCGCCTGGAGGAGGCCGGGGCCATGGATTATACCATTGTCGTCTCGGCCACGGCCAGCGAGCCGGCGCCCATGCTCTACATCGCCCCCTATGCCGGCTGCGCCATGGGCGAGTATTTCATGTACGAGCAGCACCGGGACGTCCTCTGCATCTACGACGACCTGTCCAAACACGCCGCCGCCTACCGTGAACTCTCCCTGCTACTCAGGCGGCCGCCGGGACGGGAGGCCTACCCGGGCGACGTCTTCTACCTCCATTCCCGCCTGCTGGAACGGGCGGCCCGCCTGAACGACGCCCTGGGGGGAGGGTCCCTGACGGCCCTGCCGGTCATTGAAACCCAGGCCGGGGACGTGTCGGCTTATATCCCCACCAACGTTATTTCCATCACCGACGGCCAGATCTACCTGGAGTCCGACCTCTTCTACGCCGGCCAGCGACCGGCGGTCAACGTGGGCCTTTCGGTATCCCGGGTGGGGGGCGCGGCCCAGATCAAAGCCATGAAACAGGTGGCCGGTCGCCTGCGCCTGGACCTGGCCCAGTACCGCGAGCTGGCGGCCTTTGCCCAGTTTGGCTCCGACCTGGACAAGACCACCCAGGCGCGCCTGGCCCGGGGCGAGCGCATGATGGAGATTTTAAAGCAGGACCAGTACCAGCCCATGCCGGTGGAGGAACAGGTGGTGGTCCTCTACGCGGCCGTTAACGGCTTCCTGGATGACCTGCCGGTAGAGAGGGTACGGCCCTTTGAAAAGGAATTTTTACGCTTCCTGCACGGCGTGCACCCGGAAATCCTGGCCGGCATCCGCGAGAAACGCCAGCTGGACGATGCTCTCCAGGAACAGCTTAAGAAGAGCATCGAAGAATTCAAGAGCAGCTTTACCGCTGCCGGGAAAGCATAA